Proteins from a genomic interval of Quercus lobata isolate SW786 chromosome 11, ValleyOak3.0 Primary Assembly, whole genome shotgun sequence:
- the LOC115966746 gene encoding uncharacterized protein LOC115966746, whose translation MEEYSAATIAQTNLEPIIQRAMTWSPPPRFLFKINFDGVVDKATGKAGVGVIVRDKLGRVEAVMCRNLDAPLDAIETESKAIEAGLSFAQDIGIRDIVVESDCLIMIQVLKGTSAPLFVVSVVTQGILDLSMGFNRVEFSHVKRQRNRPTHVLAKHALGITNFITWIEETPCL comes from the coding sequence ATGGAGGAATATAGTGCTGCTACAATAGCACAAACAAACCTGGAGCCTATCATCCAGAGAGCCATGACATGGTCCCCACCACCaagatttttgtttaaaataaattttgatggtgTGGTAGATAAAGCTACTGGGAAGGCAGGTGTGGGTGTGATTGTCAGAGACAAATTGGGTAGGGTGGAGGCTGTGATGTGCAGAAATTTGGATGCGCCCTTGGATGCCATTGAAACCGAATCCAAGGCTATTGAGGCAGGGTTGTCATTCGCACAAGATATCGGTATTCGGGACATTGTGGTGGAAAGTGACTGCTTGATCATGATCCAAGTTCTGAAAGGTACCTCTGCTCCTCTATTCGTGGTCTCAGTAGTTACACAAGGCATTCTGGATCTCAGCATGGGCTTTAATAGGGTGGAATTTTCCCACGTTAAAAGACAACGGAACAGGCCGACTCACGTGTTAGCAAAACATGCTCTTGGCATTACTAATTTTATTACATGGATTGAAGAGACACCTTGCCTTTAG